Sequence from the Candidatus Omnitrophota bacterium genome:
TTTCGTTAACGGCCATAGCCGCGGATGCGCCATCCGCTAAGGCATCGACCGCCAAGACATATCCCGTAGGGCCCATACAGAAAGCGGAAAGAGGGTTTTCTAATGCCGTTTTCGGTTGGACAGAGATACCTAAGAGGATAGTAGATGAGTCGAAAGCGTCGAACCCGGTAAAGGGACTTTTCCTGGGGTTGTGGCAGGGTAGCTGTAAGGCATTCGCGCGGACGGCATCAGGCGTTGTCGACATGGCAACGTTCCCGGTAGGGCAGTATGACAAACCGGTCATTACGCCGGATATGCCAGCTGCGAAGTAAGCGGGATCAAGGGAAAATGCGAAAGCGGGCGGTTTATAACCGCTCGCTTTTGTTATATATATAATATTATAGATATTCTTGACGTAACGGCGTTTTGTGTGTTATACTTCTCGGCATAGGTGACAAATGAAGCAAAAACTACCTGAGAGAAGACGATTTTTAAGGGTCAATGTGCCCTTGAATATCAACGTTAGCTGCAGTGGTGTAAGCGGGGTCACGGCGCAGGTCAAGAACGTATCCCCCGTCGGTCTGGGTATAGAGATCTTAAGAGAGCTTAAGATAGCCCAGAACCTTGATCTGGAACTTTTTTTGCCCGGGGAGAACGCTCCAGTTGTTCTTAAGGGCATTGTTGCGTGGCAGGCAAAGAAAAGTCTTGAAGACAGCTCACCATATGACGTCGGTATCGAGATAATGGATATATCCGACCGAGACAAAAATAAATTCCTTAAATACCTTTGTGATCTTCTTTACGGTTCCGTCAATGATGTCAGGTGTTAGCCACATTTACAGGAGGTGTGCTTTGAGGTCCATTTTTATGGCAGTCGCGGTGTGTATGATGGCAATGAATTTGGTCGGATGCGCGGAGATAGATGTTCCGTCCCCCGGCCGCATGATAAAAGATCCATTAAGCGGAGGTTTGACCCGCGGCATGTCGAAGAGCCAGGTCATGAATATCTATGGCCAGCCTGGCGTAAAACGTACGGTCGAGTCCGCAGATTGGGGAGCGACAAGAGAGGAATGGTATTATAACGCCAAATATACCGGTCTTCCTGTAGGAGCAGGATATCTCACTGAAGACCTGTATCTGTATTTTGACGGGGATAGCCTGACCAACATAAGCAAAACGCCGATAGGGACCAGTTCTACGGCAGACCAGGATGATACACAGCAGATCAAATAACGGCATCGCTGAACATTCATGTAATTAATAAGGAGAGTTAACATGTTTAGGACATTATGTAAGTCAAAGATCACCAACGCGGTCATTACAGGTAAGGAACTGCAATATGATGGCAGTATAGGGATCGATAAGACGATCATGGAAGCTTCGGATATATTGGCCGGAGAACAGGTACACGTGCTTAACGCGAACAACGGAGAGCGTTTCACGACGTATGTTATAGAGGAAAAGCCGAATTCCGGACGGATCATACTGTATGGTCCCGCTGCCCGGAAAGGTGAGGTGGGGGATGGTCTGGTCATTCTTTCCTATTGCTTGCTGGAAACGAAGGAAAGCCATAACTTTTCGATGAGGACCATATCTCTGGCAAAGAACAACCAATGCAAGATCAAGTAATGGATGGATTATCTTTAAGGACATTCCCGGACGATTGTCTGAGAAAAAGGACGGAGCCAGTAACAGAGTTTGGAAAATGGCTTACTGATGTTTTGCGCGAAATGGCTAATATCATGTACCTGAACCAGGGGTGTGGTCTGGCCGCTCCCCAGGTCGGTCTCGACAAAAATATATTCGTCACGGATGTGGACGATGACCTGTGTTTTTTCGTCAATCCCGAGATCGTAGAAAGATCGGCGGACCTGGAGGCCATGGACGAAGGATGCCTTAGCCTTCCAGGGGTGACCGTTAGGGTAAAACGTCCGGCAAGGATCCGGATACAGGCTCAGGACAGCAATGGGACCAGTTTTTTCAGGGATCTTGACGGTTTGGCCGCGAGAGCCGCGCAACATGAATACGACCACCTTAACGGCCGGCTTATCATAGACAACCTGAATCCTATACAGGGTTTTATCGCGAAAAAGAAACTTATGAACATCAAGGCCAGCGCTGACGGCGCAATAAGAACATGTGAGGTGGTTTGCAATGCTCGAAAAAAAGATCGCGGAAGAACTTAATCTATCCCTGAAAAGCGGCGATAAGTTAAAATTATCCGTTTGCCGGATGATAATGTCGGAGATAAAGAATCGCAAGATCGAGGAGAGGACCAAGGACCATTTGTCCGACGATCTGACGATATCGGTAATACGTAAGATGGTCAAACAACATCTTGAGTCCATCGACCAGTTCGAAAAAGGCGGCCGGTCCGACCTGGCGGATAAAGAGAAACAGGAACTTGTGATACTGGAGGGGTATTTGCCCGCGCAGATGCCTGAGGGAGAGGTCTTAGTAGTGGTTGAGGATGTCGTGAGATCGACAGGCGCTTCCTCTGTCAAGGATATGGGCCGTGTTATTAAAGAGGTTATGGCCCGGACGCAAGGACGCGCTGACGGAAAGACCGTCAGCGATATGGTTAGAAAAAGGTTGAACTAGTTATACAAGACGAAAGGGGAGAAAAGGATGAACGCTAACACGACCAGAAAGATATTCGCGGCCATAGGCGTAGTTGTCCTGGTGGCGGGTATAGGGGCTTTGACCTGCAGCGCGGAAAGCGCAAAAAAAAGCCTTAAGGAAAAAGCTAAAGACGCTGGAAGGGCTACGATAAATTACCCGGCTAATGTAGTAAAAGAATCAGCCGATATCGTAGGCTCGGCCGCCAAGGGGACTGTAAATACCGTCGGCAATACGCTTAACGCTACCGGCCAGACCTTGACGGGGGATGTTGACAAGGCTAAAGACATAGTTGTCGCCCCGGTCGAAGGTACTGTCGAGACCGTTAAAGATGCCACAGTAAGCACCGTGGAGATGCCGGTTACCGCAGCTAAGACGACCGCGGAACAGAATAATTAGTTAATGATCTTATCCGTAGCGGAGGCGTAGGCCTCCGCTACGGATATTATCTCAGCATCACATTTCATCAAAAAGTGGATATAATAATTTTTTGCATTTTACTCGGGTTTTCCGCATTCTTTTCCGGTTCGGAAACCTCCTTTCTGTCCCTGGACAAGTTCCGTATCAAACAACTGGAATCGGATGTCTCTCCTGCCGCGCGCAGGGTGGTCTCGCTTCTTTCCGGGCCGTATAAGCTGCTGGTTACCATTCTTATAGGCAACATGCTGGTTAACATAGCCGCCAGCTCCGTTCTCGCGGACGCTATGTACGCGCTTTTAGGGGAAAAAAGCCTTGGTGTGTCCATTGTTTCCATGACGGTCATAATATTGATATTTGGCGAGGTTACTCCCAAGATGTTCGCGTTGTCAAACGCGGAACATTTCGCGAAAACAGTCTCGTTGCCGCTCAGATTTTTCGAGATGCTATTTTCCCCGTTACGTCTGGTTTTCGTTAACATTGCTCATACCATTCTCAGGACGTTCGGGTTCAAGCTATCGTCGGCCCAGCAGAATATCACGCTTGACGAGATCAAGTCGTTCTTTTCTCTGGGGAGGACCAGGGGGGTCGTTAAGGAAAAAGAACAGGATATGATCGAGAATATACTGGAGTTCAAGGAGCTGAACGTGGCGGATATCATGACGCCGCGGATAAATATAGTGGCCCTGGACATTAACGCGCCAAAGGAAGACCTGGTGCGTGAGATAAAGGACAGCCAAAATTCGAGGTACCCGGCATATGTCCACACAATAGACAACATTGTGGGTATCATACATGCCAAAGAATATTTATTGGACCCGAACGTGCCCGTCAGGGAGATCCTTAAAAAACCGTTTTTTGCCCCGGAGAGCATGAAGATAGACGATCTCCTGCGGGAATTACAGCGTAGACATACGCATCTTGCTATTGTTACCGATGAATATGGAGTCACGTCAGGGGTGGTTACGGTGGAGGATGTGCTTGAGGAGATAGTCGGAGAGATAAAGGACGAGCGAGACCACGAGCCTCCACCAATAAGGAAGATCGACCAGAAAACCTACCTGGTCGATGGACAGACCCATATTGATAAGGTGAACGATGAGATTGGTACGGAGTTGGTCTCGGATGAGGTGGATACTATAGGCGGGTATTTCACGCTAAAGTTCGGCCGTATGCCTCAGGCCGGAGATCGCATAGAATGTGATGGGTTTGCCATAACAGTAAGGGATGTTTCCAAGAACAGAATAACCAGTTTGACATTTGAGAGATCATGATACCACTTTATACGATACTTGTTGTCGCGGCCATATTTTTCCATGCGTTCTTTACGGCCTCGGAGATGGCGTTCACCAGCGTGAACAGGGTAAGGCTTCGGTCCCTTGTCGACGCCGGCAGCAGGCCAGCTATACGTTTACATGATTTTCTAAAGGACGAGGGCGCTTATCTCGGGACCACCCTTGTCGGGACGAATATCTCGGTTGTCATCTCATCGGTCCTCGCTACGCGTATTTTCATGGAGTATTTCCCCCAAGAGACAGTATCAGTGCTTGTGACTTTGATAATGGTGCCCCTCACCTTGATGTTCGCGGAAATAATCCCCAAGATACTGGCCAGGCAGTTCGCGACCACTATGGCCTTACGTCTTGTATATCCGATCGGCAGTTTCAATAAGATATTCCGCCCCGTGATAAGCGTGGTCAATTTTATCGCTCGTCGCATCATTTCCCCTATAAGAGGAGGGCAGGCCAGGACCAGGCCCACGGTGACGAAAAGTGACCTGAAAAAACTGCTTTATCTCGGGCATGAAATGGGCACGGTAGAAGCCGGCGAAGTGGAACTTATACACAAGGTCCTGGATTTTGGGACAAAGAAGGCGGGATCTATAATGGTCCCTCTTTACAGGCTATCGTCGATATCCGCGGAGGATCCCGTGTCAGACCTGAAAAAACTTGTAGCGCTGACCGGATTTTCCCGGATCCCGGTATACCGGGAACGTAAGAACAATATAGTTGGCATCATAAACATATATGATATACTCTATACGAACGGGGCCGGCGTGGACGATATGCCGGTACAGAAATTCATGCGGGAGCTTGTCTATCTCGATAAAGATGACGGGCTCGATATAGCGCTCGCGAGACTTAGACATCGGAAACAACCGATGGGTATTGTCGCCGACCAGATGTCCCAGATCGTAGGCATTGTGACCATAGAGGATATTCTTGAGGAGTTAGTGGGGGAACTCGAGGACACGAGGTGAGAAAATGAGTCTTATATTCGTTATTCCCGTTATTGTTGTGATAATCATATCCGCTTTGATCGTAAAAATAACGTCGGTAGCTTTGAACCTTACAGGCCTGGAAAAGCACAAAGCATTTTTTCAGACGTTATCGGCTTTTACCGGCACGGGGTTTACGACCAGGGATTCTGAGCTTATCGTCAATAACAACATAAGAAGGAATATCATAATCTTCCTGATGATAACAGGTAACGCGGGACTGGTTTCCATCGTAACTACGCTTATGATGTCTTTTTTCAAGGGTGGGATGTTGTTCACGCCTGTCCTGATCAACATGGCGGCCATACTTCTGGTGGTGCTTGTTATAATCAAGTTGTCGTCAAATAAGGTATTCGCGCGCAAATTCACGAAGAAGATACAGGAAAAGCTGATAAAGAGCCCCACGTTCACAAAGCGCCCGGTCGAAGAGATATTGCATCTGGCTGAAGGATACGGGATAGCTGAAGTGACGCTGGGGGAAGAGTGTGTAGACATAGGGAAAACGCTGATCAACTCATCTTTCAGGCAGAACGATATTCTTATACTGGCTATTGAGCGGGGGACCAGTGTCATTCCGGCGCCTCACGCGACCGATAGCCTCGACGTGAACGATACGTTAATATGTTATGGTAAGTTGGCCAACATTGTTAAGATAGGTAAAGAGAAAAAATGACCACGAGGTTGCCCGGACCGGGTGAGCGCGGGGATCTCATGAAAACACGTATGGAGGTTATATGGTCAAGTATATAGTTCTATGTTCATTGCTTGCAGCGTCTCTTTTAGCGGCAGGTTGCGGAGAGACCGTTAGCGGCCTGGGTAAGGACGCCAGGCGGATAGGTTCGGGGATACATAAGGTCTTTATACGGGAATGACCGGCAACAATACGGGAAAAAGGGCAGTCTTGAATGACCTGCCCTTTTTATTTCCATGAAAACGGCTACCAGAACAGATCTCATCAAAAAGGCTTTATCACGGCTTCAGAAGCGCATGGATCCATGTGGGCTGTGTCCCAGGAAATGTTCAGTGAACAGACGTAATGGAGAACGCGGGAAGTGCGGCGCGGGTATGCGTGCCCGGGTCTATACTTATATGGCGCATTATGGTGAGGAGCCTCCCGTGTCAGGTTCACACGGCTCCGGGACCATATTCTTTTCTGGCTGCAATATGTCATGTGTATATTGTCAGAACTATAAGTTCAGCCAGGCCGCCATGGGGAGGGAGCTTTCCGCCCAGGAGCTTGCGGATGTCATGCTTAACCTGCAGGATAAGGGATGCCATAATATAAACCTGGTTTCCCCGACGCCGTACGTGCCACAAATACTTGAAGCGTTAATTCCGGCTATAGACCGCGGGTTGTCTGTCCCTATTGTGTACAATACGGGAGGGTATGACCTGGTCGATGTACTGTCCGATCTGGAAGGTATCGTGGATATTTACCTGCCGGATATGCGATATGCCGACAACGAATGGGCCCTGAAATTCTCCGGTATACCGGATTATGTCGAAAATAATCGTGCCGTAGTGAGAGAAATGATACGGCAAGTGGGGACCAGGCCGGTATTTTCCGGGGACATCATGACCAAAGGACTCATCGTGCGTCTTCTGATGCTTCCGAACGGGATATCCGGGACAGATCTAACGCTTGATTTCCTTGAGTCACAAGTGGGGACAGATCTTTATTTGAGCCTTATGAGCCAGTACTATCCGGCCTATCGCGCTGATGGGATGCCTGAAGTCTCGCGTAAAATCAAAAAAAGTGAGTATGATGCGGTCCTTCGTAAAATGTCAGAATGTGGGTTCCATAACGGCTGGATACAGCCTTTTGGAGAGTTTGAAACTAGGTTTGCTGGTGAGAATTTCGAGCCTGTTTGAACAGCCCATTATTTCAAAACTAATATTTGATTTATAAGCTGGTGTGAGATAAACTTATATAAAATGAACATAACTCTAGGGGAGTCGTGGAGAAAAAAAAGCTAGTGGCTGTGGTGGATGACAGCCCGGACATCCTGAAAATCGTATCTTTACATCTTGAGAAGGCCGGTTTTTTGTCGCGTTGTTTCAAGAACGCCGGGAGTTTTCTTAACTCCTTGAAGAGTGAAACGCCGGATTTTCTTATACTTGACCTGATCTTGCCTGATATGGACGGTTTTGACGTGTGTAAGCACATGCGTTCAGATCCCGCTCTGAAGAACATTCCCATACTGATGCTTACCGCGAAAGACGAAGAAGTGGACAAAGTCCTCGGGCTGGAATTGGGCGCTGATGATTATGTGACAAAACCATTCATGCCCAGAGAACTTATGGCCCGTGTCAAGACCATCCTTAAACGCTATGAAAGGCCGGAAGAAGAGAGTGACAGTACTATAAGATTCGGTGATCTTTTAAGCATAGACGAAACCCGGCATGAAGTCATTTTGAACGGCAAATCCCTTGTTTTTACCCCTACAGAGTTCAAGATACTCAAACTTCTGTGCGCATCGCCCGGGCAGGTCTTTACCCGGGAAGCTATATTAAAGCATTTATGGGGAAGCGAGAAAGTCGTCGTAAAGCGTACGGTTGATGTACACATACGGCATATACGGGAAAAACTCGGCAAATACGCTGATATAGTAAAGAATGTCCCGGGCGTAGGGTATAAATCCGAACTCTAGTCTTTAGTCCACTTGCCAGAACTCTCAACCTCTGAAAGCAGCATTTCTATCTCCGCCTCTTTTTCCAGATTTGAATTGTTCAGGTCGTTTATTGTTTCTTTCTGGCTTGTGATTATAGCGTTCAATCGTTCGAGTTCGTGATTTTTAGCGTTCAGGTCCGATATGTGGGTTTTCATCGATGAAGCGTGTTCAGAGGAAAGTTCTTCATATTTGGCGGTAAGGAACGAGATCATTTCATCCTTTTTCAGCACTGAGCCGGATGTGGTGTCCTCTACTTTTTTCAGGGAGAGACTGTTGTATGCCATTATCGCGAAAAGGAAAGAGAGAAGTATCGCTCCGGTCAATACTCGCAATAGGGATGTTCTTTTTGGGCGAGGTATCGCGGATAATTTTTCGTTGGTGGTAGCGAACGCGTTATGTATCTCATCAAGCCTTTGAGTGAGTGTCTTAGTGTCTTTTTGCAGGTAAGCGATATCAGAAATAGACTTTTCCAGTGTTGTGACGACCGAACGGACCTGTTCGATCTTTCCCAGCAGAAGCTCGGTTTTCCCGTCTTGTGAATACATATCGATATCCCGGGTGAGGGGGATGTCATGTGTGTGCGGCTGGTCTCCCTGGCTGTCATCGTCATCGTTGGAGGACAGCCATCCGGAGTTTGGTGCCGGGCCGTCAAAGCCGAGTAAAGTCTCAACATTTATGTTCGGATATTCCCTCTGAACATCGTTCTTCAATACATATAAGCTGTTCTCATGATTTATGGCAAGCAGGCGTTTATCTCGTATCTCATCTTTGACTATAGTAGTTGGAACGCCTAAGGCAGTTGAAAGTCGATTCAACTCGATAAACTCACGACCCAATCCATCTCGATATGTAGTCATAGTTTTTCTAACCTCCTCAAGATGTAGTATATATTAAATTACCTATTATGTCAAATTTATAAAATACGCTTATATATATAAAATACATGAAAGTAAATATTAAATAATAATTAACTAAATAAAAATCCAGTTTTAATTGCATTTCATAACAATCTAAGTATACTTAATATAGATACTAAAACTGGTTCTTTTAAATGGATTTTTTGAAAAAGGCAACCTCCGTGAAAGCGGAAGGGCGCAAAGCTATAAGAGCCTAAGACCTCAAGGGGTTACGGTAGTCAGCTGCCAAAGAGAGAAGGTATACATTGACCCATGGCTATTATAGTCATGGGTTTTTTTATCCCCCGTAGCCAGATAGGATATGAGTAGATAGGCGTAGGAGGATTATTTAGGGGCAAAGAGATGAAGATGACGGGACTGCTGAAGAGAACGGTGAGCGTACTTGTGGTGTTCAGTTTTTTGAACGCTCAGGTGGCGTATTCTCTCCCACAGGACGTTGAGGTGGTGGAAGGCGCGGCGGATGTTAACATAGAAGGCGCGACGATGACGATAAACGCCGACGCCGGCACTATCCTGAATTATTCCTCGTTCGACCTTGCCGAGGGGGAGTCAGTGATAATAAACCTGCCGGGGATAGACGCGGATATACTTAACCGTGTTATCGGCGCCGGCGCGTCGAACATAGCGGGGGCCATCTCATGTAACGGGCTTTTCATACTCGTGAACACTAGCGGTATATATCTCGCGTCGACGGCGAATATCGACGTTGGCAGTCTGGTGCTTTCCACGCGGGATATCACTAACTCTGATTTTGTTAACGGGAAGTATTTCTTCCAGAAGATCTCGGAGGAAGCGCTGGATACGCTCCTTAAGAACGCGGGCACGATAAACGTGCGTGAAGGCGGGTTCGGCGTCCTTATAGCGGGAGCGATAGAGAACTCGGGTATGATCGTGGCGCCTATGGGGCGTATACACCTGGCCGCGGGAGACGCGGTGACACTCGCGCTTTCGAGTGACGGGCTTATAAGTGTCGCGATAGACGAGAAGGTGGCGTCGACGATACATGATATGGACGGGAACCCGATAACCGACCAGATAACGAATACCGGTTCGATCATAGCCGACGGCGGGGTAGTGGCTATAAGCGCCGAGTCGCTCACGGACATATTCAGGAACGCTATAAATCTTGATGGTATAGTGCAGGCGGATACGATGAGTTCTACTGCTGGCGAGATAAGTATAACCTCCTCGAGTGATATAACCCTCGGGGGTGGGATATCAGCCGTAGGGGGCATGATAGGAGTGATCTCGGAGGAAGGGTCGATAAGAGCCGAGGAGACATCGGAGATGACGGCGCAGGACGTATACGTGGAGGCCCAGAGGGACATATCTCTTGAGGGAACGATAGAGACGATGGAAGGTGGGCTTGTCGATCTCCACGCCCTTAACGGGTCGATGTACTCACATGGTTCCATAATAGCGCCTGAGGGGGAGATAAATGTGTGCGCGGCGTATGACCTTGACCTCGGGGGGTTCTACAAGGCGAGCCGCATGGTGTTCGACCCTGAGGAAGTGAACATAACGAGCGACTGGACGGGATCAGGGGATACGACGTTCTGGGCGACGGGGAACATAAATGTGCAGGCTAACATGACGCTGGAGGAAGGTAGCTTTTATTTCTATGCCGATTCCACCGATGCCAGCGGCACATATGACGACGGTTCGGGTACGTTCACGCAAAGCTCCAGCTCAACTATAACCGCTGATTATGATATATCCATAGACGGCTCCGGGAGCGTATCGGTGGGCGGAATAGTGTCTACTAGCGGTAGTCTTTATGTGGGGAATGTTACGGGGGATCATACGAATTCTTATGTAGCGGTTGTGAGTGACCTGAATGTTGCCGAAGATATATCATTAAGCTCATCGGGTGGTATCGGTGTATATACCGGCAATACCCTGCAGGCCAACAATATGGACATAAACGCTGACATGGACGGTAATGGTACCGGCTCGTTCTCCATGTTTTCCGGAACGGCTTTGACGCTTACAGGCGGAGACCTTTCAATAAGCGCGGGGGAGAATAGTACTTTGGAGGATATCTCCGGGGTCGATCTTTTTACGATAGGATCGACCACCGCGGCAGGGATAAGTTTTACGTGTGACGCGGCGAACACATTCAGCGTGGATACGTTCAAGACACTTGGCGACGGCTCCACGACTTTTGTGAGGGCGGTCGGTGATGGGACCAGTATCCCGCGGATGGTATACGATATAACACAGCTTCAGGCGATGCAGGATAACCTCAGTTGGGATTACCAACTTGCCAACAATATAGACGCGTCGGCGACTGCCGGCTGGAATTCAGGTGAAGGTTTCGTTCCTGTCGGGGATGATGTGTCGAAATTCACGGGCACATTTGATGGGGGGGGTAAAGTGGTCTCGGGACTTTTTGTGGACACCACACAGTCTTATACCGGCCTTTTTGGATATGTTTCCGGCGCTACATTATCTGACGTCGGGCTAGAAGATATCTCCATAACTGCTACTGTGTCGACCGGGTATGCCTATGTGGGCGGCTTATCCGGATATGCCCAGGATACGCTAGTAACTAACGTATATACAACCGGTTCTGTTGATGCTATCAGACCAGGTGGGGTTGCGTTTGGCGGTGGGTTAATAGGTTGCAACGAGGCCAGCGCGTTAGGGCAAGAGGCGAATATAACGAGTTCATATTCTTTGGCTGATGTGTCAGTGAACGCTCACTCTGGTTATGCGGGTGGGTTGATAGCCCAGAATTCCGCGAACGGTGGCGGGTCGGCGGATATCGCGGATTGTTATGCGACGGGCTCGGTTTCGATGACAGCTTCATCGTTTTATGCTATGGCGGGAGGGTTGGTCGGACAGAATGTGGCGTATGCCTTTGAAGGAGGACCATCGCTTCCATGTGCCAACATAACGGGTAGTTATGCTACGGGCGAGGTCCAGGCATCTTCAGGCGGAACGGGTGATGTATGCGCGGGAGGGTTAATAGGGTATAACACGACCACTGAAGATAATGCGCTCATAACGGATTCGTACGCCACGGGAAATGCTACCGCTTCAGGAGGTACTAGTACTTACGCGGGAGGGCTCATTGCGTATAATGACGCGATCTCAAATGGGGACGCGACCATTACAAGGTCGTACGCTACGGGAGACGCGTCGGCTACAGGGGCGGGAACGACATACGCTGGTGGCCTGGTCGGGTATATGGACGCGGCTATAATGTCCACGGCGGATGCCGTGGATTCTTTTGCTCTGGGAACGGCCACCGCAACGGGCGGCTCGACCAATTATGTTGGTGGGCTGGGAGGGTATATTGATATCGATAGGGATGTCTCTACCAGCAGGTGGTATAACGCTTCGAATACTGATGGTGTCGGTTCACTTGCCGATGGGGATACGTTGAAAGAAATAGCCGAGTATTTCACTGACGGCAGCTCAGAGATATATACAAACTGGGATTTCACGGTCGATGGGACCGGGGCGGGTTCGGGAACGTGGATCATGGCGGGTCTGCCGCACCTCCAGATGGAATGGACGGACACCATAACGACCCTGGAAGAGCTGCAGATGATCCTGCTGGACTATGACGTGTCATATACCCTTGCGAATGACATTGACGCGGCGGCGACGACGGGCTGGAATTGGAACAGCACACGTGGCGTGTATGAGGGGTTCAAGCCATTGACGCTTTTCTCCGCGACATTTGACGGTTCGGGGTATGAGATATCCGGACTTAACATTGACCGTACCGATACCAATATAGGGATGTTCGGAGTGGTCTTTGCCAGTACGATCCAGGATCTTTCCCTTTCTTCGGCCAGCATAACGCACAGTGACGCCGTAAGTTCTTATAATCTTGGGGGTGTGGCGGGGTTGGCATATAGCGCTTATCTCAACGACATATCGTTCTCGGGAACAGTTTCTGGCTCTACCAGTTCAGGTGACGCGTTTATCGGAGGTCTAACTGGATATATGAACGCCGGGGGCGTAAGCGGGATCAGTACTGCGGGGACCGTAACCGGGGCATCGAGCCTAGGCAAATGCTATGTGGGAGGGGTGATAGGGCAGTTATATACATCGGCCGCGGGGACCATCGAGGTAACGCTTTCCGATTCTTCTGCCGATGTCTCCGCGGATTCTGTGGGAGGATATAATTTCGTGGGAGGGCTTATCGGGTCCATAGAGCTGGCTGATTTCAACCTGGGAAGCGTTTGTAACGTTACTGATTCATACGCCACGGGGGACGTTTCCGGTAATACCACATTCACCCATGTTCTCGCCGGGGGACTTATAGGCAGGCTGTATATCGCGTACAATGCCGATGTTAACGTGGAAGATTGTTACGCCACAGGTGATGTTTCAGCTACGGGAACACAGCAGGCCCGTGCCGGGGGGTTGATGGGGCAATTTTCCTCAAATGGCGCTGAATCATACGTAACAATGAACAACTGCTACGCTACGGGAGATGTTACGGCGGTGGCCGGACTTACCGATGAGTATCCCGCTATGGCGGGTGGGCTGATAGGCTTGGTCCGGGCCGACGCGGACGGGACGACCATTATCAATAACTCTTTCGCAACGGGGACCGCTTCGGCCACGGGAGCCAGGCCGCGTGAATGCGGATTGGTAGGATGGGATGCCGGGGGAGAATACAAT
This genomic interval carries:
- the bamE gene encoding outer membrane protein assembly factor BamE, with protein sequence MAVAVCMMAMNLVGCAEIDVPSPGRMIKDPLSGGLTRGMSKSQVMNIYGQPGVKRTVESADWGATREEWYYNAKYTGLPVGAGYLTEDLYLYFDGDSLTNISKTPIGTSSTADQDDTQQIK
- a CDS encoding hemolysin family protein, translated to MDIIIFCILLGFSAFFSGSETSFLSLDKFRIKQLESDVSPAARRVVSLLSGPYKLLVTILIGNMLVNIAASSVLADAMYALLGEKSLGVSIVSMTVIILIFGEVTPKMFALSNAEHFAKTVSLPLRFFEMLFSPLRLVFVNIAHTILRTFGFKLSSAQQNITLDEIKSFFSLGRTRGVVKEKEQDMIENILEFKELNVADIMTPRINIVALDINAPKEDLVREIKDSQNSRYPAYVHTIDNIVGIIHAKEYLLDPNVPVREILKKPFFAPESMKIDDLLRELQRRHTHLAIVTDEYGVTSGVVTVEDVLEEIVGEIKDERDHEPPPIRKIDQKTYLVDGQTHIDKVNDEIGTELVSDEVDTIGGYFTLKFGRMPQAGDRIECDGFAITVRDVSKNRITSLTFERS
- a CDS encoding aspartate 1-decarboxylase, with translation MFRTLCKSKITNAVITGKELQYDGSIGIDKTIMEASDILAGEQVHVLNANNGERFTTYVIEEKPNSGRIILYGPAARKGEVGDGLVILSYCLLETKESHNFSMRTISLAKNNQCKIK
- a CDS encoding hemolysin family protein; protein product: MIPLYTILVVAAIFFHAFFTASEMAFTSVNRVRLRSLVDAGSRPAIRLHDFLKDEGAYLGTTLVGTNISVVISSVLATRIFMEYFPQETVSVLVTLIMVPLTLMFAEIIPKILARQFATTMALRLVYPIGSFNKIFRPVISVVNFIARRIISPIRGGQARTRPTVTKSDLKKLLYLGHEMGTVEAGEVELIHKVLDFGTKKAGSIMVPLYRLSSISAEDPVSDLKKLVALTGFSRIPVYRERKNNIVGIINIYDILYTNGAGVDDMPVQKFMRELVYLDKDDGLDIALARLRHRKQPMGIVADQMSQIVGIVTIEDILEELVGELEDTR
- a CDS encoding PilZ domain-containing protein, which produces MKQKLPERRRFLRVNVPLNINVSCSGVSGVTAQVKNVSPVGLGIEILRELKIAQNLDLELFLPGENAPVVLKGIVAWQAKKSLEDSSPYDVGIEIMDISDRDKNKFLKYLCDLLYGSVNDVRC
- a CDS encoding exosortase system-associated protein, TIGR04073 family; translated protein: MKKFFVVFLVLVLAMSFSLTAIAADAPSAKASTAKTYPVGPIQKAERGFSNAVFGWTEIPKRIVDESKASNPVKGLFLGLWQGSCKAFARTASGVVDMATFPVGQYDKPVITPDMPAAK
- the def gene encoding peptide deformylase; amino-acid sequence: MDGLSLRTFPDDCLRKRTEPVTEFGKWLTDVLREMANIMYLNQGCGLAAPQVGLDKNIFVTDVDDDLCFFVNPEIVERSADLEAMDEGCLSLPGVTVRVKRPARIRIQAQDSNGTSFFRDLDGLAARAAQHEYDHLNGRLIIDNLNPIQGFIAKKKLMNIKASADGAIRTCEVVCNARKKDRGRT
- a CDS encoding radical SAM protein; the encoded protein is MNRRNGERGKCGAGMRARVYTYMAHYGEEPPVSGSHGSGTIFFSGCNMSCVYCQNYKFSQAAMGRELSAQELADVMLNLQDKGCHNINLVSPTPYVPQILEALIPAIDRGLSVPIVYNTGGYDLVDVLSDLEGIVDIYLPDMRYADNEWALKFSGIPDYVENNRAVVREMIRQVGTRPVFSGDIMTKGLIVRLLMLPNGISGTDLTLDFLESQVGTDLYLSLMSQYYPAYRADGMPEVSRKIKKSEYDAVLRKMSECGFHNGWIQPFGEFETRFAGENFEPV
- a CDS encoding GatB/YqeY domain-containing protein, with the translated sequence MLEKKIAEELNLSLKSGDKLKLSVCRMIMSEIKNRKIEERTKDHLSDDLTISVIRKMVKQHLESIDQFEKGGRSDLADKEKQELVILEGYLPAQMPEGEVLVVVEDVVRSTGASSVKDMGRVIKEVMARTQGRADGKTVSDMVRKRLN